One Primulina eburnea isolate SZY01 chromosome 4, ASM2296580v1, whole genome shotgun sequence genomic window, TGAAATAAATGTTCATAAAGAAAGAGGTTTTAATGATTCATTCCGGAAAATAGATTTGAAGATCAACCATGTTAAACATCTGCAAACTGTTTCGATTCTGAGTAAGTTACATAAAACTGCAAAACACCAAACGTCGcaataagaaaagaaaaatgtgaCTCTATGAGAGAAAATCTTTTAATAGCAATACCACAGCTTACATTTACAAAACTAATACAACCAAAAAGCGCTATTATCCAAACATATTATAAATCTCTTATTTCTTTCCCCTTCTTGCAGCGGCTTTCTTCACCGGAGACTTGACAGACTTGGGCTTTACACTCTTCAACGCAGCCTTAGCCACCGATTTCTTTGCTCCTGCAACCGCGGCCTTCTTCTTCCCCGGCGAGCCACTTGCTGATACTTTTGCCGCCTTAGCAGCcggtttctttttatttttgtcCTCCTCCGGTTCCTTTCGCTTCGACGCGGTCTTTGGCTTCACGGGATCAGCAGCAGCTTCCGGCTTCGCAACAGGCTTTGCCTTAGAATCGGGCTTGGTCTTCGCTGCTGGCTTAGTCTTAGAAGCGGGCTTTGTCTTCGCTGCTAGCTTAGCTTTGGGAACAGTTACCTTCTTCGGCTTAGAGGTTTCTCTGGCAGTATCTTTTGACTTGGCAGCGAGAGCCGGTTTCTTCTTAGCCGGAGCAGAAGGACCAGACGGCAACTTATACGAGGCCTTAACTTTCACGAGCTTTCCAGAAGCAACGAGCTTCCTCAACTGAACCAGCAAAATCTTCTTGAAGTTGGGTGGAAGATTCTTCTGTTTCTCTTCGTTGAACTTCGTGATCGCATATTGGCTCGATCCCGTCCTATCCTTTAGGGTCACGATCGCGTCTTGAATCATCTGTATTCACGCAGAATTATCACTAACCCACTTTCACAAGAAATAAAAacccacaaaaaaaaaacagaatatgaagaataatttCACTACCACGAAGTAAGGAGGGTGAGAGGACGAGCCCCGCTTTCTCGGCGCGGCGAGCTTCTTGGGCTTGGTTCTCTTAGAAGCGGCTGTTTTCTTCCTGGGCTTTCCCGACGGTTTCTCGTCCTTCGACGGCTCAGTAGCAACCTCCTCAGTCACTGTCTCGGCCTGGAGTGCTGGTTCTTCGGCTGTAGCCATGAAGAATCTTGATTATATCAAAAACAAGATCTAATCTTCGGGAAAAGTGGAGCAATTCAGACTTAAAGCTATCAATTTCTTGGTGGATTTAAGAATCTGTTGACAATATGCTGATGAAGAGTGGCAGTCACTACCCAAGAATCGGACTACTTAAGTAGGAGAATGAGTGGACTCAAAATCTAGAAAATGGGATCTTATTGGTGGAGAGCCTCTTGACGCGGATCGGTGGCTTTTTGATAAATTTTGAATATGACCGCACGATTTAGTTTGCGGGCACTTGATAGATATGGATCAGGACACACTGGCTGGTTGTAGGAACCAGAGGTGTGCTTTTGTGCCCCATTAATCTTGGAATGTATCGATTTCTAATAACTATATTTTAACAACATTTATTTCAAAACGTAGGAAATTCCAAAAGCTTTCTAATGAATATTTGTTTTTGAAATTCGGGTATGTCGTCGGAGAAATATTACGTCTACAAGTTAAAGTGATCAAAAAAGTATTTGTGTGGCTCATGGCAGAACTTTCGATCCTTGAACAACATGACCATTTTTATGTCATGTTCTATACTAGATCAACATGAGAGTTCACGGAATAATAATAACGATGATATGACTTTGATTTGATGCAAAATTATTGATCCGAAGTATTTGATCTTACCCGTTTGGACAGTGTCTATATGGGTCAGGATCATGACATATGTCATCatactatcactatcgacaaaACCATTGATTATAACAACAAAACTTAAGGTGACGTTTTAATTATCATATGCTTTGAAAACACCATGTTTGAAATGATATCCGATACCTAGTATTGAATTATCATAtgcttaaatatttataatataatttcaAATGTACATATATAACACGTAAACTCAAACTTGACAATCTAATTTCAGAAGTTTCGCGATGCACGTTTTTTTGTATAATCTATAGTGTATATTCCATCTAATCAAATTTCATTAAATAGTATAAATAAGCACCATGAACTTAAGGTGATTGAAAGACACTAAATCGAGAGGGTAGAAGAGTTATTTTTAGT contains:
- the LOC140830438 gene encoding uncharacterized protein; this encodes MATAEEPALQAETVTEEVATEPSKDEKPSGKPRKKTAASKRTKPKKLAAPRKRGSSSHPPYFVMIQDAIVTLKDRTGSSQYAITKFNEEKQKNLPPNFKKILLVQLRKLVASGKLVKVKASYKLPSGPSAPAKKKPALAAKSKDTARETSKPKKVTVPKAKLAAKTKPASKTKPAAKTKPDSKAKPVAKPEAAADPVKPKTASKRKEPEEDKNKKKPAAKAAKVSASGSPGKKKAAVAGAKKSVAKAALKSVKPKSVKSPVKKAAARRGKK